Below is a genomic region from Hevea brasiliensis isolate MT/VB/25A 57/8 chromosome 3, ASM3005281v1, whole genome shotgun sequence.
CCAGATGAGATTTGAGAACacaatagaagaagaagaagaagaagaagaatgagggGGTAGATCTGTCTTCGCAGTGTGAAGGAACTGAACTGAGGGGAGACTGGGAATTGGAAAATGATGTGGCATGAGAAGTTGAAAACACTAACTAAAACGTCAgagcattaaaaaataatattttttaaagataaaaaaatataagttgtcttttaattttaaagagatgaaattcatatatttagtaaaacggtgtatatatatatatatccgatgtattaaataatttcttatcagtttagtttaattttaattacgttttataattttacaagcattaattataaaatattaattaatcattatctttaatttatcatataaaaaataaaaaaataaaaactactCTCTCTATCTATTTTTACTTATCATATTgagaataattaataaattattaatatacttttataaaaatgaaaatatcCAATTATGTTTTtagttattatataaaaataaaatgcaaaaaataaaaataaattgaaagaatattaaatatttataatttacctGCAATTATTTATCTAATTAAAATATTTCAAGTTGCATAACAATGGTTTCAACCAAAAAAAGTATAAGAAAATATCAGATAAAATCTAATGGACGTAGACTTTTCAACAAAACAATTTAAGATCATCtaatacaattaatttaaaaaataattccgcaaataaaacataattatttaaattgtgtatttcaactTGCTACCAATAATTTTGAATAAGGTCtcaattcaatatatattatccAAGTGAAAAGGACATCTGCGATAATCCAGTTAACTTCTtaccataatttgaatatttttttgtAAAGAATTAATTAAGGGTGAATAACAATTGAAGCACGTTGTCATTCTCTCTGCATCTCCTTCTTTTatatgagttttttaaactctAAATTTAATTTGAGATTACCCTCACttccaaaatatatatatatatatatatatatatatatatatatatggatttaTGAGTTTTCATCTCCTTCTTCTCTTGATGTTTTCACGTCTCATAACTATAAAGAGGCTTCACTTGCCTTCGGCCCCTAGGTCCCTACTGGCGCATGCTCAGGCGTCTTTGCTCCATGGAATTCCTCAGCAACAAGCGAGTCAATGAGAGTGCTCCCATTCGTCGGAAATGCATCCATCAAATGTTAAGGTAATCAaatgtttttattattataataataataattattattattatatgtgaATGTCTAATAGGAATATTGAAGATCATGTGGAAGCTGCAAAGGCAAGGGGAGAATCTGGCAAGCTGAATTTGCCTCATTATTTATTCCTAatgtcatttaacttggttggtaATCTTATGCTATCTCGAGACCTTTTCGATTCACAAAGCAGAGAAGGGCCCGAGTTCTTTCAAGCTATGGACAAGTTCATCCGGTGGGGTGGGAAGCCAAATATTGCAGACTTTCTACCATTCTTGAAATGGTTAGATCCTCAAGGATTGAAAAGGAACATGTTGCGAGATATGGGACGGACGATAGAGATTGTGGCAAGGTTGGTGAATGAGAGGATTGAGGAACATAAAGTGGGAAAGGAAAAGGCCATGGATTTTCTAGACgtgctgttggaatttgaagatgaTGGGAAAGAATGGCATGGAAGATCCCACATGAGAAAATCATTATAATCATAATGGTAAGTGAGAGTATGTTTATATAATTTCTTTAGAAAGGCTTAATCTATAAGTTTTGacttaatgatattaaaattatctATATTATAACTATATTTTGgattgaaattaattagttgtTGATTACTTTTAATGTTTTAGGAGATGTTTTTTGGTGGGTTAGAGACTACAAGCACAACAATTGAATGGGCCATGGCAGAGCTACTCCGTAAACCTGAAACCATGAAAAAGGTCAAAGAAGAACTCAATATAGTTATTGGACAAAACAGAAAGGTTGAAGAGAGTGACATAGATAATTTGCCGTATCTACAAGCTGTCTTGAAAGAAACATTTAGGTTACATCCTGCAGTTCCTCTGCTCCTTTCAAGAAACACGGTACAAGATACAAATTTCATGGGTTACCACATCCCcaaaaatactcaaatttttgtaAATGCATGGGCCATAGGAAGAGACCCTAAGATCCCATGGCTTTTAAGACTGAGAGATTTTTGAATTCAAATATTGACTACAAGGGACAAAATTTTGAGCTCATTCCATTTGGATCAGGGAGGCGAATGTGTGTGGGTATGCCATTGGCTCATTGAGTCATTCCCTTTTGTTTGGCATCTTTAATTCACTATTTTGACTGGGAACTGCTCGACGAGGATTTTACCTCTGCTGAGTCCTTAGATATGAGTGAAAGGTTTGGAATAACAGTAAGAAAGCTTGTCCCGTTGAATGTAGTACCCAATAAATGTCCAAAAAAGATGAAtgtgtaaagaaaaaaaaaacaatcatAAAAGGATAGCATCCACGGTTGTATGGGATTGATACATTCCATGAACAGGAATAATGTATTGAACTTCAAGGTTAATATCTGATGGATGAAAAATTCTTACCTACACTAAGTTTTATTTcgccatttttattttattttatataattttttaatttaattcaaaatgcTGCAAAGCCATTCGTTGCTTATTAAAACTTTATGGTATTGGTGATGTTGGCCAGATTCTAGTGAGAAGTGCCAAAGCGCTTGCTTGACAATAGAGTGGTGACGAGTAGTAGAGACCAAAGAAATTCTCATTTACCTAGTCTTACTGGGTTCAAAATATTATACTTTCTGGGAAGTATATTTCTTAGAAACTACACTTAAAGCAAATTTACTTTATGAAAAGTATGGTATAAATATGTTTGGCGTATAAATTAACTTCTCGCGAAGTAGTTTGCTTTAAAgaacaaattatgtaaattattgtTCTTGCACAACGTAAGTTCTTTCCGGTTGGCATGTTGTAATTTTCCCAAGCAAAGCGCCACTGAGACTTTAGAAAATCTTCTCCCTATCACCTCCACAGATTTCGCAAAGAGCCATGCGTTTAGAAAAGAGGAAATTAGCAAGCAGCTTTCGTTTTGTGCATTGCCAGTAATAGATGCAGACTGTCAGCAAAACTGATTTTATAGCAACAGTTATAAACCGTTGCCTTTTCAAGATAATGCCAAATTGCCAATACAAAGGAGCTTTCATAAAGCCAATTATTTCTCATAATTTTGTGGCACTCAaagattaattatatgaaaaccgACAAGCTTGCACAAACCAATAATTACCATAAGCAGCAGCATTGAGTTTGCCTAGGGCAAGATACACAATGGTCTAACTTATTGAAATGCAAAAGCAAAACATAAATTAGAAATAACCAAGTAATCAAGGGCCTCAATTGATTATTTTTTCAATGGCTTGGAGAGACTTCATGGCCAACTGAAGGTAGAAGCTAATAGCACCAGCGATGGGAGCAAGGGGATTGGCAGCGAGTTCTTCCTTCTCATCCTCATCCACCGAGGGCAGCGGCTTGCTGGGATCCTCGTCAAACGACTTGGCTTGCTTAAGATATTTGTCCATCCGTGGAGTGGCAAATAGCCGCAGGCTTTCCACATCACCTCTTGCAGCGAAACGCTGGCGATCATGGGAAGTCTCAGAGGAGAGTGCAAAAGGACGCCCTTGCTTTTCATAAATTTTTTGTGATTTCATCAATTGCAAGAGCTGTTGCTGCTCGGACTTCAGCATCTTAACCAATGGGTTAGATTCAACATCCGCATCCTCCAATGAGATGTGGGATTCAAAAAGCATGTACCGAGCATTGCGAAGTTCATTTATGTCAGCCATTTCTCTTGCCTCTTTTATCGTACTTGCAGTCAGGAGACGGGTCTCCTCAATTTTCACCTCCGACCTCTCTTGCTGATCTGCGGATTTCCGGGTGCGACATACAGTAAGGATCGCAGGAGGTGCCTGAAACGTTTTCCCCTGAAACCTGCACTTGCATGCATAGTCCATGACATTCATCGAATTGATGAGAGATTATACATAATTTGGTGTAAAATGCTGGGATTTAGTACCTATATGAGTAACTAATTTCAAGAACACCTGCACCCCGCTCCTGTTCAGCAGGAGAGAGTAGAAGGTCTACTATGACCTTGCGCACCTCTTTGGCGTAGAGACTGCCAAACGTAACAGTTCTAGAGCCAGTAGTGTCGTTCTTGGATTGTGGATAGCTTCCGGCAATTACCTGTTGTATTTTCGATTCGTCTCCGCATCTTGTGATTGTCAGCTTCAGGTCCTCAACAACGCGAGTGAGAAGTCCAGCCAAACACTGGGAAAAAGCTATGCTCAAGTTGGCCGTGTTTTGAACTTCTGAGAACGTTCCTTCAATGCTATTATCTGCAATAGCCTTGAGCACCTATTAAACCGAGTGCAAACATGACCTAATTAGAAAGTTATACAAACAACTTTtccttaattaatatataattattattattattatgcaagataattttattaaatgaaattataaagtaCACCAAGAGAGCAAGACAAGCAACAAAACAAACGAAGTCAAAACCAATACAAAACCAAAATAAACATACAGGCCTAAGAGCTGCTGCAGGCAAACCAGGGTAGAAATAAAGTGACAAAGAAGCCGAAAGGCAGGAGCAACTGCAGAAAATCATCCGGCGCAAGATCTGCTGCAAACACAAAGATGAGCTCCTGGTGACATAACATTGCCAACACTAGCACGAGAACACAAGACTGCAAAGCCACTGAGCTCTCGATGAGGCATTGGAGAAAACGGCACAGGGGCCATAAGGATAGTGCCAGGGGAGCTAGCTAACAAGAGTATAACAGAGGAAATTGGttaaatattatttcaaattaagTAACCTTAGATTGGTGATTTTTGCCGAAACCGAATGTGTGTACAGGCACTTTGCCGATCGGAACCTGGGCTGCATCACCACCGGTGTTCTGCTCCCCATCGGACAAAAGCATGATGCCAACTGAACGCCCGCGTCTAAGACTACGATCATTAATCACTTTTAAGCCAGTTTGAAGACCAGCAGTGATGTTGGTGTTACCGCTGGCCTTTAAACCATTGATCAGATTTTCAAGTTCCTTTCGAGAATTTTCGGATATCTGGCGCAATGGGCACAACCTTATGGCATCCCCGGAGAATGTCACAAGAGAGAAACGATCAATAGAGCTAAGTTTCTTGATCATAAATAGCATGGCAGTTTTTGCTTTTGCTATCTTTGCTCCGGCCATATTTCCGCTGACATCTAATACTGCCACAAGATCCAATCCGGGTCGGTCATGGCTGGAATCTCTCCCGGTGATCTCCAGCATCACCCTTAGCTTGCTTTCTTCAAGTGGTACCATATTATTATTTATGCTTATCAGCTGGACTCTTCCCGGTACGACTGCTGTTGGTTTTGACCCCGAAATATGCCATCCCAAACACAAACGCATTGAACAAAACACAAGCCTTAGGATCAAGTTTTTCAGTGAATGGAATCGTAAAATGCTTACTATATCAGTAATTAATGGAGAAAAAGAGGGATAAACCTGAGTCTTGAGGGATAAAAATCTGCTCATCATCGTTGAATCTCATTCTGCCGAGAAAACTGAGTGGATTTGCCAAAATTTTTTGCCGGCTTACTGGCACCTCATGCCTCAAGCCTTCCAAAAACTCCATTTATATATAAGGAGGAAATATCCAAAACTCCACACAAATTctactttttccttttcttttttgctttaatatcttaaattttCCTTCTCTTTGATTCCTTCCTTCCCTCATTTTATTCTCTCCCTCCGCACACAAACTCAAAATTTCTAAAACAATTTCATGAtaatcttaaatttttattatttattttttttaaacgtAATTTTGCTTAgaatttgaatttaaatatttttcttaaatttatgtcctttttcttaaaaaaatttattttacttaagatttaaatttaaatattttcttttttaaaattaatattattttcaaGCTAATTGAAAGTGTATTAGTTTCTCTCTAAAAAAAAATGTCTGTTTTTGTATCGTTGCTAAAAGCCCTAACTGCCTCTCTAAattctctctctttcctctcattTTTTCCTTTTAAGCTCTATGGGGTGGCCATGGACCGATAAGTATTTTCGTTGGTGGCTACCCCTTCCCTTttttgtgtttgtgttatttatttatttatttattttatattttcttaataatctcTATATTTATATTCTTTTAGAATAAATTTGTGTTTGTCCTCAAATCATTGAGTTTTTCTCCTTCTTTGAGGGGATTTATTATCTCATCTTTTGCAAGAATTTGATGTTTTCTTCGTTACAAGAACTTATTGTTTTTTCTATTGCGAgtatctatttttttttaatttattatggaGTTGTTAGATATTTTACTTTAAATTATTTAGATAGAAGTATGATTACTCGTTGCTTATTGTGGATTAGCACAACatgtaataatattatatatattatatttaataatttatatatatttatttcatataaatacagtaacaaaataaacaaaatatCTATTTTATTAAAGTTTATATATCAATGTAGGtcttaaaaattcaaatataaaCTATTTCGGCGGTGCAAATTTAAATATAGTCGGAATAAGCACATTttgtatgaaaaaaaaatatatatattaaacatttatttcattagaattttgttgaatttcaataattacttttaaaatataaaataagtaaaaatcttttacttttttcattaatttgtttgtgatttattttgtattatgattttttatcatataattagtcatatttattataatattaataatattgttatttttgtgctattaaataaattttattcttatttattgtaatataataattaaaattaaattatttaaataaaaaaataaaaaattatgtgAATCGCACTATGTTTTATAAACCACTTAAGGAATAAAGTAGGtgcatcaataaaaaaaattgtaaataaaagaaCTATTTATAAGACTTGATAGAATTAGATGATGGACTGACATTTACAATAGTTGCACAATGCCACTTTCActgtttaatttataatttaattacatattatttaaattatataaaaattatttaataatattatattttatataattatttaataaatttattcatataaaaaattaaaaataaaagaaaagaaaactctaataatactaataataatagtGAATTAAATCTACATTTAATGGGTTGTTCTCTCTTAAGAAGATGCTTGAGAATAGataatacaaattaaaaaaagaaaaaaaaagaaagaggacAAGGAGAATCTTTTATTGTTCCTACGAAGTTCCCCTCTTTTAGTACATCGTAAAAAAAGACAAAAAGATGGTGAAATTAGGGGCGAGTATTCGGTTGATcgaattaaattgaatcaaatttttaattaattgaattattaattgACTCTAAAAATATTAACCGAATCGAGTCGAAATTgagaaaaaattgaaattaatcaaaactgaaaatattCAGTCAGTAATCGGTTATAactgaactaataaaaaaaaataaaaaaatatattttatattattaattatttaataaaatattaataaaaaatatttatattcttttttatttataaaaaataataaatataatttaatattaataagacaacaattataagttaaatattattataaaattataaaaataatagttataaataagataatattaataaaattataattaatatgttaattaattgaaatttggTTATTTCAGTTTGTTCGATTATCAAATTAAAGGTAACCAAGCCaataatcaaaaataaaaatttttattattactagcAAAAAATTAAATCAAGCCAATTTTACTCTTACCAAAATAACTGAATTTCATCGATTCAATTCGATTATTCGGTTATAACGAAATAATGGACACCCCTAAGTGGAATCCTCTTTTCCTTCCTtattttctcttcctttcttcggcttattatttagtttatacctttacttttactttttctttttcttattccttTCCCCTTTAATACCTCAAAATTTCCTCCTCTTTTTATTCCTTCCTTCCCTCATTTTATTTGCCTCCCTTCCACACAAACTCCAAATTTCTAAAACAATTTCATTCTAAATCTCAAATTAAATCAggtacaaaataattttttaatatatattttctgttttttaaaatttaattttgattaaaattaaaatttaaatatttttcttaaatttatcgcatttgtaaatatttaatttcaattaagatttaaaatcaagtgatttcttgttttttttttttcatttttttaaattaatatgatTTTCAAGCTAATTGATTTCTTGTTAAAAGAAGTagaaagaaaagtgaaaatggcaggAGAGCTTAGATGCCAAGCATCGCGActctttatgaaattaaaataacaagGTTATTTTTATCAAACTATAATATAAATCCATGTCATTTTGAAAACAACtcctattataaatttaatttaagctATAGTTGATAGACACTTTATCAGTTGCTGTTATTATAGTTTTACCAATCGAATTGATTTAATTGCTTAGATGTTAATTTACAATCACATACATTATCAGTTGAATCAAACACGCTCTAatagtaatatatatatttttttaatattaaaattataatttcatttgaTTTTTAAAAGTAAAAAGTTAAACATTAGATTAAAATTGAGTTAATTAATCTTTtcatatttttaaagaaaagaaaataagctaGTCAAATTTAAGTAAACACCAACAAACCCCCCCGGCCCCCccccaatacatatatatatatatatatatatatatatatatatatatatatatatatatatatatatatataaagtgagATAAATTGACCCCACTTGAATCCACCACTGCCCTTTATAAGAAATCCAAGGTAAAATGATAGAgacatgaaatttgcaagaaaagAAGTTTTTTGACTGATCTATCAGTGTTCAGTTAGTTAATCAGAAATTCAAATCCATTGTCATATATaacaaaagaaaatgagattataatctttaattctttttttttttttaatttttaaagtaaaTTAGGCATTAATTTCGCGTCTAAAAAGCAAGTGATGGAGAAAaacatgtaaaataatttttttttctcattttttttttatttctaataaattTTCTCACACATGGATTAAAATTTTTTGATGCCTTACACTATAGATTAAGCCTATTTATTATTCAAATTTATAATCAGATTTGAGAGAGGTTATTTTTTATTGGTAACAACTCCTCATTTCCTTCtttagattttttttcttttttttttgtttttatatttttatttttctgttttttatttcaataactcTAAAATCTTTTCCCTTATAGAATAAATATTGGAAATTTATTATCAGATatgtttttttatatatatcttgaaTTTATTTCTCTCAATTTTTATTATTGTCCCTTCTATTGTTAGGATCTGATTTTTAGTTATCATAAATAAAAGTATATTATATGCATCAAGTTCCTGGAAAAACAATCTAAATATGAAAGATCCAAAGATGGTATTTTGTTATTCAAATCAAACAAAAAATGAGTGACTATTtggaatatttatattttttgttaatatCATCTTCAAGTAATTATGCTTGATCCACATAAGTGGGTTCTTGTTTCTTTATTTAAAATCCTACAGATTTGatattattaatgaatttatgtttttataaaaaaaaagagcCTATCCATTATTCAACATTGCTGGGATGTATGAATGCTTTTCACATTCGGATCCACTGGGGTGTGTGGGAAACGCATAGGTTACGATCGTTGCAAAAGCGACCTTCTCAAGGTACTTACCAAATGAATTCGTTTAAATTTTAGCAATATATGTTTAATTTAAGATTGTTAGTTGCACTGCATGCAAACGATATATCCAAAAAAATTTCCAAAAGCTCCACTCTCCACATCCAGTTGCAAAACTTCGTGTATTTCCTTATTTTCCAAGGATGGCTCCAAGCTTGCATTCGTTGACAATGAGTTCAAAGCCGTGTGGGTAGCCGACAGGCAAGGATTATAATTGAAATGTCTAACTTACTGAAATGCAAAAGCAAAACACGAATTAAAAATAACGAAGTAATCAAAGgcctttatttattattttttcaatGGCTTGAAGAGACTGAATGGCCGATTGAATGTAGAAGGTAATAGCACCACTGAGTTTGCCTAGATAAGGCAAGATACACAATGGTCTAACTTATTGAAATGCAAAAGCTAAATAACCAAGTAATCAAAGGCCTCTATTGATTATTTTTTCAATGGCTAGGAGACACTTAATGGCCAATTGCAGGTAGTAGTTAATAGCACCAATGACTGGAGCGAGGGGATTGGCAGTGATTTCTTCCTGCACATCCTCATCCACTGAGGGCGGCGGCTTGCTGGGTTCCTTGTTAAACGACCTGGCTTGCTCAAGGTATTTGTCCATTCGAGGAGTGGCAAATGGCCGCGGACCTTCCTCTTGATCACCTCTTGTAGTGAAACGCTGGCGATCATGGGAAGTCTCAGAGGAGAGTGCGAAAGGACGCCCTTGCTTTTCATAAATTTTTTGTGATTCCATCATTTTCAAGAGTTGTTGCAGCTCGGACGCTAGCATCTCAACCATCGGGTTAGATTTATCATCCACATCCCCCAAAGAGTTCTGGGCTTCAACGAGCTTGTCCCGAGCATTGCGAAGTTCATTTTTCTCAGCCatttttcttgcttcttttatcACATTTACAATCCTGAGACGGGTCTCCTCAATTTTCACCTCTGGCCTTTCTTGCTGTTCTGCGAATTTCCCGGTGCGTCGTACGGTAATGGTCGCAGGATTGGCCTCAAACGGGCTTCCTTGAAAGCTGCACTTGCATACATATTCCATGACATTCATCGAACTGATGACAGAGATTATACATAATTTGGTGTAAAATGTTGGGATTTAGTACCTATATGAGTAAGTAATTTGGAGAACATCTGCTTCCCGCTCCTGAGTAACAGCGGGGAGAAGAAGGTCCACTATGACCTTGCGCACCTCTTTGGCATAGAGACCACCAAAAGTAACAGTTACAGAGCCATTAGCATTGTCCTTGGATTGTGGATAGCTTCCGGCAATTACCTGCTCTATTGTCGATTCGTCTTCGTATCGTATAACTTTCAGCCTCAGGTCCTCAACCACAAGGGTGAGAAGTCCAGCCAAACACTGGGAAAATGCTATGCTCAAGTTGTCCATGTTTTGAACGTCTGAGAACGTTCCTTCAATGCTATTATCTGCGATAGCCTTGAGCACCTATTAAACAGAGTACAAACATGAACTAATTGGAAAGGTATACAAACATCTTTTGCTTAATATGTAATTATTATTTCAGTGTACCACTGGATCTTGATCTGTGCCAAAACCGAATGTGTGTACGGGCACATTGCCGACCGGAACTTTGGCAGCATCACCACCTACGTTCTGCTCACCGTcggacataagcatgatgccaaCTGAACGCCCGCCGCTAAGACTACGATCATTAATCACTTTTAAGCCAGTTTGAAGACCAGCAGTGATGTTGGTGCCACCGCTGGCATTTAAACCATTGATCAGATTTTCAAGTTCCTTTTGAGAATTTTCAGTTATCTGACGCAACGGGCACAATCTTTTGGCGCCCGATTCGAATGTGACAACTGACAAACGATCAATGGGGCTAAGTTTGTAGATCATAAATAACATGGCGGTTTTCACTTTTGCTATCTTTTCTCCTCCCATGCTTCCGCTGACATCTAATACCGCCACGAGATCCAATCCTGGTCTGTCATTGGTGGAACCTCCCCCGGTGATCTCCAGCATCACCCTGAGTTTGCTTTCTTCAAGAGGTACCATATTATTATGTATGCTTACGAGCTGTACTCTTCCTGGTGTGATTGGTATTGGTTTTGATCCTGAAATATGCAATCCGTAGCACAAACACATTCAACAAAGTATTCTAGCTTATGTAATCAACCCTTAAGATCAAGTTTTTGAATGAATGTAATCGTAAAATGAT
It encodes:
- the LOC110672304 gene encoding uncharacterized protein LOC110672304 isoform X1, encoding MEFLEGLRHEVPVSRQKILANPLSFLGRMRFNDDEQIFIPQDSAVVPGRVQLISINNNMVPLEESKLRVMLEITGRDSSHDRPGLDLVAVLDVSGNMAGAKIAKAKTAMLFMIKKLSSIDRFSLVTFSGDAIRLCPLRQISENSRKELENLINGLKASGNTNITAGLQTGLKVINDRSLRRGRSVGIMLLSDGEQNTGGDAAQVPIGKVPVHTFGFGKNHQSKQILRRMIFCSCSCLSASLSLYFYPGLPAAALRPVLKAIADNSIEGTFSEVQNTANLSIAFSQCLAGLLTRVVEDLKLTITRCGDESKIQQVIAGSYPQSKNDTTGSRTVTFGSLYAKEVRKVIVDLLLSPAEQERGAGVLEISYSYRFQGKTFQAPPAILTVCRTRKSADQQERSEVKIEETRLLTASTIKEAREMADINELRNARYMLFESHISLEDADVESNPLVKMLKSEQQQLLQLMKSQKIYEKQGRPFALSSETSHDRQRFAARGDVESLRLFATPRMDKYLKQAKSFDEDPSKPLPSVDEDEKEELAANPLAPIAGAISFYLQLAMKSLQAIEKIIN
- the LOC110672301 gene encoding uncharacterized protein LOC110672301; translation: MSFNDDEQIISTQDSGSKPIPITPGRVQLVSIHNNMVPLEESKLRVMLEITGGGSTNDRPGLDLVAVLDVSGSMGGEKIAKVKTAMLFMIYKLSPIDRLSVVTFESGAKRLCPLRQITENSQKELENLINGLNASGGTNITAGLQTGLKVINDRSLSGGRSVGIMLMSDGEQNVGGDAAKVPVGNVPVHTFGFGTDQDPVVLKAIADNSIEGTFSDVQNMDNLSIAFSQCLAGLLTLVVEDLRLKVIRYEDESTIEQVIAGSYPQSKDNANGSVTVTFGGLYAKEVRKVIVDLLLPAVTQEREADVLQITYSYSFQGSPFEANPATITVRRTGKFAEQQERPEVKIEETRLRIVNVIKEARKMAEKNELRNARDKLVEAQNSLGDVDDKSNPMVEMLASELQQLLKMMESQKIYEKQGRPFALSSETSHDRQRFTTRGDQEEGPRPFATPRMDKYLEQARSFNKEPSKPPPSVDEDVQEEITANPLAPVIGAINYYLQLAIKCLLAIEKIINRGL
- the LOC110672304 gene encoding uncharacterized protein LOC110672304 isoform X2, yielding MEFLEGLRHEVPVSRQKILANPLSFLGRMRFNDDEQIFIPQDSAVVPGRVQLISINNNMVPLEESKLRVMLEITGRDSSHDRPGLDLVAVLDVSGNMAGAKIAKAKTAMLFMIKKLSSIDRFSLVTFSGDAIRLCPLRQISENSRKELENLINGLKASGNTNITAGLQTGLKVINDRSLRRGRSVGIMLLSDGEQNTGGDAAQVPIGKVPVHTFGFGKNHQSKILRRMIFCSCSCLSASLSLYFYPGLPAAALRPVLKAIADNSIEGTFSEVQNTANLSIAFSQCLAGLLTRVVEDLKLTITRCGDESKIQQVIAGSYPQSKNDTTGSRTVTFGSLYAKEVRKVIVDLLLSPAEQERGAGVLEISYSYRFQGKTFQAPPAILTVCRTRKSADQQERSEVKIEETRLLTASTIKEAREMADINELRNARYMLFESHISLEDADVESNPLVKMLKSEQQQLLQLMKSQKIYEKQGRPFALSSETSHDRQRFAARGDVESLRLFATPRMDKYLKQAKSFDEDPSKPLPSVDEDEKEELAANPLAPIAGAISFYLQLAMKSLQAIEKIIN